In Aristaeella hokkaidonensis, the following are encoded in one genomic region:
- a CDS encoding FecR family protein, which translates to MKLLRYEGTVDIFDITGLPRFLLEGVRFLSGESMRTGPDGTASVGLDDTKIVSLDHDTHVQFIQEDNHMQLNLLEGEIFLDVSAKLDENASFDIQTTTMTVGIRGTIISASSKTTPEGKEQTTIAVYEGGGQVNFRDSNGTNRAVTLQPGQQISVETDAPAPTGSVSDAGPVEDVGVNPIITDINGDNISTFAATAITSNEETYNRVINGSPNGQLILLPGSGEAEEGEEPYPADGDWYYSGQITLVAQSASKLYDGTPLVRPADALVYGLPGNFNITVSCSGSQTNAGSSDNVVTSYTITNGTGEVVNSHFPSVNKIAGRLVVDKAPLTVWTGSAEKEYDGEPLTCEDAGIRTVSGYNAESPSWQNTSIITETALGSEQMVAVSGRIFVHGSNPLTKETKSIELKVGQRLSVALQKGKSGESLEFVIEDLKEEDLPEEVLRLYAENPDLLAAACEETNWDPELIADLIAALPPLEEGTVSVNGLDVASSAQENVMADSANIRISVDTQITNYSTRVLTSQEAEFKPIRVDASIKVTATGEQLEIGESENTYDIDWGTADENNYVLRDDLGTLTVKPISGVTFTAPSAEKVYDGEPLEADADDIKAEGLPKGYTFTAVVSGSQTEVGESEAKITSYKIFDKNKKNVTDVFEDVNVKKGKLTVQPLSVSISLGSGSASYSGATYTPTPVLTYQNGTHKGETVTPTTTTTATLPRLLASTKPVKRAAGDQVYRFTLFTGDTVDLTLSGMATGAGTFTITAFVSSSSANISCPVSSISGTTVNIEPAAITIRTGSASKFYDGEPLTCEDVTIEGLIDGDTIIVTATGTITEVGKTDNTYTIDWGDVDKNNYVVTSVLGILTVTAPAETPTPVPTDTPEPTETPTPTPTPTPTPTPTPTPTPTPTPTPTPTPTPTPTPTPTPTPTPTPTPTPTPAPTDTPEPVTIYLYAPSYDKVYDSDPLVPSAEDVNSEMLPEGYSFTVTLSGSQTDAGESDCTIASYVIKDGNGNDVTAYCNVICEPGTLTVNPYPISFSTSGGTYSYGDSIPFSVSCTGNGNSLSGTTTESGYDYFANYNLVGEDKIEFAIGPIPQRGDDADTYYLDIAYSLQGDSSNYSVNVNDGSITIKPLDVTFSSSSNSKTYDGYALMPEETSWIYPTHDETSIGYRELGCSESDAGTYTNDIEIDYMGHKESNYNITKNLGTFTINKRNITITSASVDKDYDGTPLTCNEFDITEGSFVGDDWFTTSFTGTQTEVGSSENSFSISATPGTNLDNYNITLNFGTLTVNEKSVPLGKPALYIVVPDRNKTYDGQPFSEQTVEASEGSGIYITYPASSDANVGTTSGITYTVSGNTDSYELEFDKTTVSYTINPYSLVFDLHGGELGDNGRWMRTPPSMNGESGTTPEGENTFILLGDSSKYVTLTVHSEIENNKSNLQPGQTYSIEHSISFTGDNSSNYNVSYNNPTYTIVASPSNPETTDPGYTDPSTTEGDDFPSGYPGGV; encoded by the coding sequence ATGAAGCTGTTGCGCTACGAAGGCACCGTCGACATCTTCGACATCACCGGCCTTCCGCGCTTCCTTCTTGAGGGCGTCCGGTTCCTGAGCGGCGAATCAATGCGCACCGGCCCGGACGGTACCGCATCCGTCGGTCTGGACGATACCAAAATCGTCTCCCTGGACCATGACACCCACGTCCAGTTCATCCAGGAAGACAACCACATGCAGCTGAACCTCCTGGAAGGCGAAATCTTCCTGGACGTTTCCGCCAAGCTGGATGAAAACGCCTCCTTCGATATCCAGACCACCACGATGACCGTTGGTATCCGCGGCACCATCATCTCCGCTTCTTCCAAGACCACCCCGGAAGGCAAAGAGCAAACCACCATCGCGGTCTATGAAGGCGGCGGCCAGGTCAACTTCAGGGACTCCAACGGTACCAACCGTGCCGTTACCCTCCAGCCCGGCCAGCAGATCTCTGTCGAAACAGATGCTCCCGCCCCTACAGGCTCCGTTTCCGATGCCGGACCCGTTGAAGACGTCGGCGTCAACCCCATCATTACCGATATCAACGGCGATAACATCAGTACCTTCGCCGCCACTGCCATCACCTCCAACGAAGAGACCTATAACCGCGTTATCAACGGCAGTCCCAACGGCCAGCTGATCCTCCTGCCCGGCTCCGGCGAAGCAGAGGAAGGCGAAGAGCCCTATCCGGCTGACGGCGACTGGTACTATTCCGGCCAGATCACCCTGGTTGCCCAGTCCGCCAGTAAGCTCTATGACGGCACACCGCTTGTCCGTCCCGCGGATGCTCTGGTGTACGGCCTGCCCGGAAACTTCAATATAACTGTTTCCTGCTCCGGCTCCCAGACCAATGCCGGTTCCAGTGACAACGTTGTCACTTCCTATACCATCACCAACGGGACCGGCGAAGTCGTCAATAGCCACTTCCCGTCCGTTAACAAGATTGCCGGCCGCCTGGTTGTGGACAAAGCGCCCCTGACCGTCTGGACCGGCTCCGCTGAGAAGGAATATGACGGCGAACCTCTCACCTGTGAGGACGCTGGTATCCGTACCGTCTCCGGCTACAACGCTGAATCTCCTTCCTGGCAGAACACCTCCATCATCACGGAGACCGCTCTGGGCAGTGAGCAGATGGTTGCTGTTTCCGGCCGCATCTTCGTCCATGGTTCCAACCCCCTCACCAAGGAAACCAAGAGCATTGAGCTGAAGGTTGGTCAACGCCTCTCCGTCGCCCTGCAGAAGGGCAAGTCCGGAGAATCCCTGGAGTTCGTCATTGAGGATCTGAAGGAAGAAGACCTTCCGGAAGAAGTCCTTCGCCTCTATGCGGAAAACCCGGATCTGCTGGCCGCCGCCTGCGAGGAAACCAACTGGGATCCGGAACTCATTGCTGACCTGATCGCCGCCCTGCCCCCGCTGGAGGAAGGCACGGTTTCCGTCAACGGTCTGGATGTAGCCTCTTCCGCCCAGGAGAACGTCATGGCGGACTCCGCCAACATCCGCATCTCTGTTGATACCCAGATCACCAATTACTCCACCCGCGTGCTGACCAGCCAGGAAGCTGAGTTCAAGCCCATCAGGGTAGATGCCTCCATCAAGGTCACCGCCACCGGTGAGCAGCTGGAGATCGGTGAATCCGAAAACACCTATGACATCGACTGGGGTACTGCCGACGAGAACAACTACGTTCTCCGGGACGACCTGGGCACCCTCACCGTCAAGCCCATTTCCGGCGTGACCTTCACTGCGCCTTCCGCGGAAAAGGTTTACGATGGCGAACCCCTGGAAGCTGACGCTGATGACATCAAGGCGGAAGGCCTGCCCAAGGGCTACACCTTCACCGCCGTTGTCTCCGGTTCCCAGACCGAAGTCGGTGAATCCGAAGCCAAGATCACCTCTTATAAAATCTTTGATAAAAACAAGAAGAACGTGACGGACGTCTTTGAAGACGTCAACGTGAAGAAGGGCAAGCTCACCGTTCAGCCCCTGTCCGTCAGCATCTCCCTGGGCAGCGGCTCTGCCTCCTATTCCGGTGCAACCTATACCCCGACTCCCGTCCTGACTTACCAGAACGGCACTCATAAGGGAGAAACCGTTACCCCGACCACGACTACAACTGCCACTCTCCCGCGCCTGCTGGCCAGCACAAAGCCGGTTAAGCGCGCCGCTGGGGATCAGGTTTACCGCTTCACTCTCTTCACCGGAGACACCGTGGATCTGACCCTCTCCGGTATGGCGACAGGAGCCGGCACCTTTACGATCACCGCTTTTGTCTCCTCTTCTTCCGCCAATATCTCCTGCCCGGTGTCTTCCATCTCCGGCACCACCGTCAACATTGAGCCCGCTGCCATTACCATCCGCACAGGCTCTGCTTCCAAGTTCTATGACGGCGAACCGCTGACCTGTGAGGACGTGACCATTGAAGGCCTCATCGACGGTGATACCATCATCGTCACTGCCACGGGCACGATCACGGAAGTTGGCAAGACGGACAACACCTATACCATTGACTGGGGCGATGTGGATAAGAACAACTACGTCGTCACTTCTGTCCTGGGTATCCTGACAGTCACAGCTCCGGCTGAGACACCCACGCCTGTTCCCACGGATACGCCGGAGCCCACAGAAACCCCGACGCCTACGCCTACACCGACTCCTACTCCGACCCCGACACCCACGCCTACTCCGACGCCTACTCCTACTCCGACCCCCACGCCTACGCCTACACCCACGCCTACTCCAACACCCACGCCTACGCCCACACCCACTCCTACGCCGACTCCCGCGCCTACGGATACTCCGGAACCTGTGACGATCTACCTCTACGCACCTTCCTATGACAAGGTCTATGACAGTGATCCCCTTGTTCCTTCTGCGGAGGATGTGAATTCAGAGATGTTGCCGGAGGGCTACTCCTTTACCGTCACCCTCTCCGGTTCCCAGACCGACGCAGGTGAATCTGATTGCACCATTGCCAGCTATGTCATCAAGGATGGAAACGGTAATGACGTCACTGCATACTGCAATGTCATATGCGAACCCGGCACCCTGACCGTCAATCCGTATCCCATCTCCTTCTCCACGTCCGGCGGAACTTATTCCTACGGCGACTCGATTCCTTTCTCCGTTTCCTGCACAGGCAACGGCAATTCGCTCTCCGGAACCACCACAGAGTCCGGTTACGATTACTTCGCCAACTATAACCTCGTCGGAGAAGATAAGATAGAGTTTGCCATTGGACCGATCCCGCAGCGCGGTGATGATGCGGATACCTATTACCTGGATATCGCTTACTCCCTCCAGGGAGACAGCAGCAACTACTCTGTCAACGTAAACGACGGATCCATTACCATCAAACCGCTGGATGTCACTTTCTCTTCCAGCAGCAATTCGAAGACCTATGATGGTTATGCACTCATGCCGGAAGAAACCTCCTGGATCTATCCGACCCATGACGAAACTTCCATTGGTTACCGTGAACTCGGCTGCAGTGAATCCGATGCCGGCACCTATACCAATGACATTGAAATCGACTATATGGGCCATAAGGAATCAAATTACAACATCACTAAAAACCTCGGCACATTTACCATCAACAAGCGCAACATCACAATCACAAGTGCTTCTGTTGATAAGGATTATGACGGCACACCTCTGACCTGTAATGAGTTTGATATCACCGAAGGCAGCTTTGTTGGTGATGATTGGTTCACAACTTCCTTTACCGGCACCCAGACTGAAGTCGGCAGCAGTGAGAACTCATTCTCTATCAGTGCCACCCCGGGTACAAACCTGGACAACTACAACATCACCCTTAACTTCGGTACGCTAACCGTCAACGAAAAAAGCGTCCCGCTTGGAAAGCCCGCTCTCTACATTGTCGTTCCGGATCGGAACAAAACCTACGACGGCCAGCCCTTCAGCGAACAAACTGTTGAAGCATCTGAAGGTTCCGGTATATATATCACCTATCCTGCTTCATCGGATGCGAATGTCGGAACAACGTCAGGTATCACCTATACTGTCTCCGGCAATACAGATAGCTATGAGCTCGAGTTTGACAAAACCACTGTCTCATATACGATCAATCCGTATTCCCTGGTATTTGACCTCCACGGCGGTGAGCTTGGAGACAACGGCAGATGGATGCGTACGCCCCCGTCTATGAACGGCGAAAGCGGCACAACCCCTGAAGGTGAAAACACCTTTATCCTTCTTGGTGACTCCTCCAAGTATGTCACCCTTACCGTTCATAGCGAAATTGAAAACAATAAGAGTAATCTCCAGCCCGGACAAACTTATTCCATCGAACACTCAATCTCTTTCACCGGTGATAATTCTTCCAACTACAACGTATCTTACAACAACCCCACCTACACCATCGTAGCCTCTCCTAGTAATCCTGAAACCACTGATCCTGGTTATACCGATCCTTCCACTACCGAAGGTGATGATTTCCCAAGCGGCTATCCTGGTGGTGTATGA